In one Pseudomonadales bacterium genomic region, the following are encoded:
- a CDS encoding FAD-dependent oxidoreductase translates to MSTETVDCCIVGAGPGGMMLALLLARTGHSVILLEARQDFDRDFRGDTVHASTLETLDHLGLADEALDLPHVKMRSVTLHTPERTLDLVHFDRLPTRFPYVAVMPQSSFLDWLCRKAEACPNFTCLRGAAAQALLEDGRRITGVRYRAGADHNIHATLTVAADGRFSRMRKLAGLSAQSSAPPMDVCWFRLPRRERDGHETGGFFVAHGRMLVCIPRTGEWQIGYVFPKGDFAQLKSQGIDALRKGISDAAPWLSDRIDALKDFTELHLLTVRGDCLVKWYRPGFLAIGDAAHVMTPVGGVGINMAVSDAVAAANVLADPATLPLRNRTLTESHLAEIQSRRMRATRITQAVQDRIQDQIVKRALRNQPFALPLPVRLALAIPGLRDIPARLFALGLPRTRLAV, encoded by the coding sequence ATGTCCACGGAAACTGTCGATTGCTGCATTGTCGGCGCCGGGCCCGGCGGCATGATGCTCGCGCTGCTGCTCGCCCGCACCGGCCACAGCGTAATCCTGCTCGAAGCCCGGCAGGATTTCGATCGCGACTTCCGCGGTGATACGGTTCACGCGTCTACGCTCGAAACCCTCGATCACCTCGGGCTGGCAGACGAGGCCCTCGACCTTCCCCACGTGAAAATGCGCTCGGTCACTCTGCACACTCCGGAACGCACACTGGATCTGGTGCATTTCGATCGGCTGCCGACCCGGTTTCCCTATGTGGCCGTCATGCCCCAGTCCAGCTTTCTGGACTGGCTCTGCCGCAAGGCAGAAGCCTGCCCGAATTTCACCTGCTTAAGGGGTGCCGCCGCCCAGGCACTGCTGGAAGACGGCAGGCGGATCACCGGCGTCCGCTATCGGGCCGGTGCCGATCACAACATCCATGCCACACTGACGGTGGCCGCCGATGGCCGCTTTTCAAGAATGCGCAAGCTCGCCGGTCTCAGCGCACAGAGCAGCGCACCGCCAATGGACGTGTGCTGGTTCCGGCTGCCGAGAAGAGAGCGGGACGGACACGAGACCGGGGGCTTTTTCGTTGCCCACGGCCGGATGCTGGTCTGCATTCCCCGCACAGGCGAATGGCAGATCGGCTATGTGTTTCCAAAAGGCGATTTCGCCCAGCTGAAATCCCAGGGCATCGACGCTCTGCGGAAAGGTATCAGTGATGCAGCACCCTGGCTGAGCGACCGCATCGACGCACTCAAGGATTTTACAGAACTGCATCTGCTCACTGTGCGGGGTGATTGTCTGGTGAAATGGTATCGCCCCGGTTTTCTCGCCATCGGGGATGCGGCCCATGTCATGACGCCGGTGGGCGGTGTGGGCATCAACATGGCGGTAAGCGATGCGGTGGCTGCCGCAAACGTGCTGGCAGACCCGGCAACACTGCCGCTGCGCAACCGGACCCTGACAGAGTCGCACCTTGCGGAAATTCAGAGTCGACGCATGCGCGCGACCCGCATCACACAGGCTGTGCAGGACCGTATTCAGGATCAGATCGTGAAACGCGCGCTGCGCAATCAGCCATTCGCACTGCCGCTTCCGGTCCGACTCGCACTGGCCATACCGGGTTTACGTGACATACCCGCGCGACTGTTTGCACTGGGTCTGCCGCGCACGCGACTAGCAGTCTGA
- a CDS encoding peptidylprolyl isomerase, whose protein sequence is MRRVVLVFVFLISTNAGFAPSATAEAAAEVVEKVRLTTTLGVIEADLYPERAPRTVANFLAYVDAGLYNNASFYRVVRLDNQPASPVRIEVIQGGRGPATYDPDTHPPFPPLVHETTRESGLSHVDGALSMARLAPGSATSEFFICIGPQPELDFGGARNPDGQGFAVFGQVTAGMEVVRAIQAGRTQGAAPDYLRTIDGQMLTEPVVIEQVGRVE, encoded by the coding sequence ATGCGGCGTGTCGTGCTGGTCTTTGTGTTCCTGATCTCAACAAATGCAGGGTTTGCTCCGTCAGCGACGGCGGAGGCAGCCGCAGAAGTAGTGGAAAAAGTCAGGCTGACAACCACACTGGGGGTGATCGAAGCCGACCTCTACCCGGAACGGGCGCCACGCACGGTGGCTAATTTCCTGGCCTACGTCGACGCCGGTCTCTACAACAATGCCAGTTTTTACCGGGTTGTGCGGCTCGACAACCAGCCCGCCAGCCCGGTCAGGATCGAGGTGATCCAGGGTGGGCGCGGACCGGCCACCTACGACCCCGACACGCACCCGCCGTTTCCACCGCTGGTCCACGAGACCACCCGGGAGTCGGGTCTCAGCCACGTGGATGGCGCGCTGTCCATGGCGCGGCTGGCGCCGGGCAGTGCGACTTCGGAGTTTTTCATCTGCATCGGGCCGCAGCCTGAACTCGACTTCGGCGGCGCCCGCAATCCGGACGGACAGGGCTTCGCCGTATTCGGCCAGGTCACGGCGGGGATGGAGGTGGTGCGGGCTATCCAGGCCGGCAGGACCCAGGGTGCGGCGCCCGACTATCTGAGGACCATCGACGGGCAGATGCTGACTGAGCCGGTGGTCATCGAGCAGGTCGGGCGGGTCGAGTAG
- a CDS encoding cytochrome c peroxidase produces the protein MIKYQRLSIRTHEAKALLLLPILKRTLSRSCSGNFVTHVRGLVSLFLIASAPLAASGPGYIIPGDPRNGYESTDYQSRSAALNMSQGVPADLFERTLNPPLGLPPLRHPADPARIDLGRRLFFDRRLSPNDTLSCGMCHVPEQAFTQTELSTPVGINGRSTRRNAPALYNVIYRNILFHDARETSLVAQIWAPLLSPDEMGNVSRASVLGRLAQIEEYTEAFRVTFAEGLTENTLGLALAAYQSALLAADSPFDHWYYGGDSAALSHSAKRGFQLFLKHDCSRCHLIARSGALFTDDDVHRTGAGYRRAMGETSTTSLLQVAPGVVLTVEPVSVHRADDYGHEEVTGRPEHRWAYRTPSLRNVAVTAPYMHDGSFATLEAVIEFYNSGGGTDPEKDPLIRPLSMSGVDSSDLLRFLEALTSPDLDRLASDARISPIGERGSPD, from the coding sequence TTGATCAAGTATCAACGACTCTCCATCCGCACCCATGAAGCGAAGGCGCTGCTCCTGCTGCCGATCCTGAAGAGGACGCTCAGCCGGTCCTGTTCTGGTAACTTTGTTACTCATGTACGGGGGCTCGTCAGCCTGTTTCTGATCGCATCCGCACCGCTCGCCGCCAGCGGCCCTGGCTACATCATCCCGGGTGATCCTCGTAACGGTTACGAGTCAACGGATTATCAGAGCCGATCCGCCGCGCTGAATATGAGCCAGGGGGTACCCGCAGATCTGTTCGAACGCACTCTGAACCCACCGCTCGGACTCCCACCATTGCGCCATCCGGCAGATCCCGCCCGGATCGATCTCGGCCGGCGTCTGTTCTTCGATCGCCGCCTGTCCCCAAACGACACCCTTTCCTGCGGCATGTGCCACGTGCCGGAGCAGGCGTTCACACAGACGGAGCTGTCCACTCCGGTGGGCATCAACGGCCGCAGCACACGCCGCAATGCGCCCGCCCTCTACAACGTGATCTATCGGAATATCCTCTTTCATGATGCGCGGGAAACCAGTCTTGTCGCACAGATCTGGGCTCCACTGCTGTCGCCGGACGAGATGGGGAATGTTTCACGCGCGAGCGTTCTGGGGCGGCTGGCTCAGATCGAAGAGTACACGGAGGCTTTCAGAGTCACCTTTGCAGAAGGACTTACCGAAAATACGCTGGGGCTAGCGCTGGCCGCCTATCAGAGCGCACTGCTCGCCGCGGATTCACCCTTTGATCACTGGTATTACGGCGGCGACTCAGCAGCGCTCTCCCATTCCGCGAAGCGCGGCTTCCAGCTGTTTCTGAAACATGACTGCTCACGCTGCCATCTGATCGCTCGCAGCGGCGCACTGTTCACCGATGACGATGTGCACCGTACCGGCGCCGGCTATCGTCGCGCAATGGGCGAAACATCCACCACGTCCCTGCTCCAGGTGGCGCCGGGTGTCGTGCTCACAGTGGAACCGGTTAGCGTCCACAGGGCGGACGACTATGGGCACGAGGAAGTGACCGGTCGCCCGGAGCATCGCTGGGCTTATCGGACCCCCAGCCTGCGCAATGTCGCAGTGACCGCCCCGTATATGCACGATGGCAGTTTCGCCACTCTGGAAGCCGTCATCGAATTTTACAATTCGGGCGGCGGAACAGACCCGGAGAAAGACCCGCTGATTCGCCCCCTGTCAATGAGCGGGGTAGACTCCAGCGACCTGCTGCGTTTTCTCGAAGCCCTGACCAGTCCGGATCTCGACAGGCTTGCGAGCGACGCACGTATATCGCCCATCGGGGAACGGGGCTCACCGGACTGA
- a CDS encoding TonB-dependent receptor encodes MFGNLDTREFYGMLSGPLIADRLAYRLTAVRRDRDGAQEGIDGSEDVNSVGDQNIALALNWQIADDWEANVRWNDRRSDRIINSSVLVTEGPITAQGPQTRGVRSTDVYALGIVPVPGALFGGAVPYTGTRMDFLNPAGGITQGIYARPGVDPSSLSRPNAAYGTNPDVFDSNIKDLHGYALTDNRNDEVFDQQGVQADLSWDINETTQIKWIGGWQDFDYTFFIDSDDSTSSLTSYHQLVKESVETFSNEIQLLWQIGDNLQLTSGVYQFQSNRRQQYSVNDDNNQGRWTNPVNYGSLAAFIPAPPVSLHTAAPGTSTFGRAGGDPLGLLYGIDNKVTTDAYAAYTQGVYTFNDNWSITLGIRWAEDEKTAAEQRGGYTESAAFMPSISAFAAEPTCAFLYGGTCASVGLTPLAMMNILMGNASFTPTLNPNMPITPTCALDDPNCTRPLRLQAFPISWSDASEPSKKKWDKVTYRVNVDWTPNDDTLVYFGVTTGYRSGGYSLGLLGTQTQFFDANGNPVTGRTGPSATYDEEEVMSYELGYKGSLFDGRLQVFSAIYYYDYEGYQDEVEEFQPQTGGGRNVVINVDDAYNMGFEIEGVWLATDNWTIGGNYSYTRTEYDSDLFVIEDDDPAYPNTLLVPKVVNLKGNDLKRIPRNKATLYSWYDINTSIGVFTLGGSASYTGEFWDSGIKRDLDKVPDRVRFDLYASFRDNADNWNVRAFVDDVTEEGAARGIGTPTSGGNWRQTATYLYPRFYGIDVTYKFGGN; translated from the coding sequence ATGTTCGGCAACCTGGATACCCGGGAGTTCTACGGTATGCTGTCCGGTCCGCTTATAGCAGACCGGCTCGCCTATCGCCTGACCGCTGTGCGACGGGATCGGGACGGCGCCCAGGAAGGCATCGACGGATCCGAAGATGTGAACTCGGTCGGCGACCAGAACATCGCCCTGGCACTGAACTGGCAGATCGCGGACGACTGGGAAGCCAACGTGCGCTGGAATGACCGACGGTCAGATCGCATCATCAACAGTTCGGTACTTGTGACGGAAGGTCCGATTACTGCCCAGGGTCCCCAGACCCGAGGTGTCCGCTCTACAGACGTGTACGCACTGGGTATCGTCCCGGTGCCAGGTGCGCTGTTCGGTGGCGCAGTGCCTTACACGGGCACCAGAATGGATTTCCTGAACCCTGCAGGTGGTATTACCCAGGGAATCTACGCCAGACCCGGCGTTGACCCCTCCTCTTTGAGCCGTCCGAATGCCGCCTACGGTACCAACCCCGACGTTTTCGATTCGAACATTAAAGACCTGCACGGCTACGCCCTGACCGACAACCGCAACGATGAGGTATTCGATCAGCAGGGTGTACAGGCAGATCTGTCCTGGGACATCAATGAGACCACCCAGATCAAGTGGATCGGTGGCTGGCAGGATTTCGACTACACCTTCTTCATCGACAGCGACGATTCCACCAGCAGCCTCACCAGCTACCATCAGCTGGTGAAGGAATCCGTTGAGACCTTCTCCAACGAGATTCAGCTGCTCTGGCAGATCGGCGACAACCTGCAACTGACCAGCGGTGTCTACCAGTTCCAGTCCAATCGGCGTCAGCAGTACTCGGTGAACGACGACAACAACCAGGGTCGCTGGACCAATCCGGTCAACTACGGCAGCCTCGCCGCCTTCATTCCCGCACCCCCAGTGTCCCTGCACACGGCAGCACCCGGCACCTCGACCTTCGGTCGCGCCGGTGGCGACCCGCTTGGTCTGCTGTATGGCATCGACAACAAGGTCACAACAGATGCCTATGCCGCCTACACACAGGGTGTCTATACCTTTAATGACAACTGGTCTATCACCCTTGGTATCCGCTGGGCAGAGGATGAGAAGACGGCGGCCGAGCAGCGTGGTGGCTATACAGAAAGCGCAGCCTTCATGCCCTCGATCTCTGCATTTGCCGCGGAACCGACCTGCGCCTTCCTGTATGGTGGTACCTGCGCATCGGTCGGTCTGACTCCGCTGGCAATGATGAACATCCTGATGGGCAACGCCTCCTTTACGCCGACCCTGAACCCGAACATGCCCATCACCCCGACCTGTGCGCTGGACGATCCGAACTGCACCCGCCCCCTGCGCCTGCAGGCCTTCCCGATCTCCTGGTCTGACGCCAGTGAGCCGAGCAAGAAGAAGTGGGACAAAGTGACCTATCGGGTGAACGTGGACTGGACACCAAACGACGACACTCTCGTCTACTTCGGTGTGACCACGGGTTATCGCTCCGGTGGTTATTCCCTGGGCCTGCTGGGCACCCAGACTCAGTTCTTCGACGCCAATGGCAATCCGGTCACCGGTCGCACTGGTCCTTCGGCCACCTACGACGAAGAAGAAGTGATGTCTTACGAATTGGGCTACAAAGGCTCGCTGTTCGACGGAAGGCTGCAGGTGTTCTCCGCCATCTACTACTACGACTACGAGGGCTATCAGGACGAGGTGGAAGAGTTTCAGCCCCAGACAGGCGGCGGTCGCAACGTAGTCATTAACGTGGATGACGCCTACAACATGGGCTTCGAGATCGAAGGGGTGTGGCTGGCCACCGACAACTGGACCATCGGCGGCAACTACTCCTATACCCGAACCGAGTACGATTCCGACCTTTTCGTAATCGAAGACGATGACCCGGCCTACCCCAACACGCTGCTCGTGCCCAAGGTTGTGAACCTCAAAGGCAATGACCTCAAACGCATCCCGCGCAACAAGGCCACCCTGTACTCCTGGTACGACATAAACACCTCCATCGGTGTCTTCACGCTTGGTGGCTCTGCTTCCTACACGGGAGAGTTCTGGGATTCCGGTATCAAGCGGGATCTGGACAAGGTGCCCGACCGCGTGCGCTTTGACCTCTACGCCTCATTCCGCGACAACGCCGACAACTGGAACGTGCGAGC
- a CDS encoding HupE/UreJ family protein translates to MSRPVTRGVLFLLSLLSWPLWAHEIPADVQIRMYLKPEAQTLTVLMRVPLEAMRDFEFARRGPGYLDLPALEPQLIDAVRLWLLDDLKFYESGRLLDVPRIAAVRVALPSDSAFDDYATALTAVRSERLDPGVDLPWAQALLDVELSYVIESADAEFELEPTLARLGLRTLVQVRLIRDPVETDSRDEVGVGATSRGLSFVGDPGRISLEPGWSDVFSRFLTSGFEHVLEGVDHLLFVFALVIPLLRWRALVAVVTAFTLAHSLTLGASMLGLVPTALWFPALVESLIAFSIVLMALSNLFELRSHGRWLIAFVFGLVHGFGFSFALSEMLAFAGDHLSVSLLAFNLGVEAGQLLVLAILVPLLLICRRLLPGRVLVIVLSAVVAHSGWHWFTERWTTLSSYSFIWPEWDRALLAGSMRWLMLVLTATLVIWVCRGLFERWVREPGNRRV, encoded by the coding sequence TTGAGTCGTCCAGTGACCCGTGGTGTTTTATTCCTGCTGAGCCTGTTGTCGTGGCCACTCTGGGCCCACGAAATTCCGGCAGATGTACAGATCCGGATGTATCTGAAGCCGGAGGCTCAGACATTGACCGTGCTGATGCGGGTACCCCTCGAGGCGATGCGCGATTTCGAGTTTGCCCGACGCGGACCTGGCTATCTGGATCTGCCCGCGCTGGAGCCCCAGCTCATCGACGCAGTCCGTCTGTGGCTGCTGGACGATCTGAAGTTCTACGAATCCGGGCGTCTGCTCGATGTACCTCGCATCGCTGCGGTTCGGGTCGCCTTACCCTCGGATTCCGCTTTCGATGACTATGCGACAGCGCTCACTGCAGTTCGCAGCGAACGGCTCGATCCGGGCGTCGATCTGCCCTGGGCCCAGGCGCTGCTCGATGTGGAGCTCAGTTACGTAATCGAATCGGCGGATGCGGAATTCGAACTGGAACCGACCCTGGCGAGGCTGGGGTTGCGGACCCTGGTGCAGGTGCGTCTGATCCGGGATCCGGTCGAAACTGATTCTCGAGACGAAGTCGGTGTCGGCGCTACCAGTCGGGGGCTTTCCTTCGTCGGAGATCCGGGTCGCATCAGCCTGGAGCCCGGCTGGTCTGACGTCTTCAGTCGCTTCCTGACTTCAGGCTTTGAGCATGTGCTGGAGGGTGTTGATCACCTGCTCTTCGTTTTCGCCCTGGTGATTCCACTGTTGCGCTGGCGGGCGCTCGTTGCCGTGGTGACCGCCTTTACCCTGGCACACTCTCTGACACTCGGGGCATCGATGCTGGGACTGGTTCCGACTGCGCTGTGGTTCCCCGCTCTGGTGGAGTCTCTGATCGCCTTTTCCATCGTGCTGATGGCATTGAGCAATCTGTTCGAACTCAGATCCCACGGTCGCTGGCTGATCGCCTTCGTGTTCGGCCTGGTCCATGGCTTCGGCTTCTCCTTCGCGCTGAGTGAGATGCTGGCCTTTGCCGGGGATCATCTGAGCGTCTCGCTGCTGGCATTCAATCTCGGCGTGGAGGCGGGTCAGCTGCTGGTGCTGGCGATTCTGGTCCCGCTGCTTCTGATCTGCCGCCGTCTGCTGCCCGGGCGGGTACTGGTCATCGTGCTGTCCGCCGTCGTGGCCCACAGCGGCTGGCACTGGTTTACCGAACGCTGGACCACGCTCAGCTCTTACAGCTTCATCTGGCCGGAATGGGACCGGGCCCTGCTGGCCGGCAGCATGCGCTGGCTGATGCTGGTTCTGACCGCAACCCTGGTGATCTGGGTATGCCGGGGTCTGTTCGAGCGCTGGGTGCGGGAACCCGGCAACCGCCGTGTGTGA